One Streptomyces sp. SAI-135 DNA segment encodes these proteins:
- a CDS encoding GH59 galactosidase codes for MGMQRRFGWASLAAATTMALAAGVTAAPAAHSADDPVQVVVDGDDVRADNMNGLTYKGLGLLSCNSTSNLLMDYKAEHPDRYWQLVRVLFGGRNPLINHVKIEMGSDTNTSTGADPATMRTADELADASRSPGFQLAADAKTVNPRLKVSILRWVMPQWVQTEWNKGTGTDEMYKWYKETILDAYEKYGYMVDYVDPDTNETTKPDVSFIKWYKSTLVNDTDFADPRYGLTPRQQKAAAKAYHAVKIVASDENTTKNIGPAMLTDTELFGMVDAVGYHYTTDDRLDGTPDSATYRPYTKLATGAAAGQDKEVWYSEGVGSFGWTDYRVANTEGPGGASTGIGGVQSALDLANRSVKSYASSKRTHYIFQPAIGAFYEGAQYSHKELVSARDPWSGSIHYDAAVYVMQHFTQFARTGWENDTNTAGIWRTVPEASHSGASGTENVDGSNGAPSYLTLADPRRTDFSTIAVNDSDRTQSYRIKAENMDLGADPVMEVWETRAADPGQAYDANFKHLAARLRPDGEGYFTYTVEPRSIVTFTTLDRSHDKATAQRLPRSAARTVLDTDASGKRHDTRDTVLYADDFGYEEEGRVRVGTDNGARTVSQPYLKSRGNQPRYLVDQTGAWEVGKDANGDEVLYQYLDQSMKDTGAWNRNTPNTTVGDFRWENYRASVDVSFPDPHGGLATLGVRQQKGMAATDAAYSVGIGRSGNWTFYRYGTAVSTGTVTASEGYRLAVEARGATVTAYVDGQAVSTYQDPAPVTGGRVKLGTDFHRTAFDNLKVEKVAGHTPYATALTDNMDRTVAYDGTWSRNAALGDAMNWYRTTSTSGTAGATVTVPFRGTRIDVIGGNDGSAVLDVSVDGRTVAVDAKTTATDKRRATYSLRGLPDGRHTVTFTLKSGKIVLDAFTVFSEDVNGRVPSSTGP; via the coding sequence ATGGGTATGCAGCGAAGATTCGGCTGGGCCTCGCTCGCCGCGGCGACCACCATGGCACTGGCGGCAGGAGTGACCGCGGCCCCCGCCGCCCACTCCGCGGACGATCCCGTGCAGGTCGTGGTCGACGGGGACGACGTACGCGCCGACAACATGAACGGCCTGACCTACAAGGGACTCGGTCTGCTCAGCTGCAACAGCACGAGCAACCTGCTGATGGACTACAAGGCGGAGCACCCGGACCGCTACTGGCAGCTCGTCCGAGTGCTCTTCGGCGGGAGGAACCCGCTCATCAACCACGTCAAGATCGAGATGGGGTCCGACACCAACACGTCGACCGGCGCCGATCCGGCGACCATGCGCACGGCGGACGAACTCGCCGACGCCTCCCGCTCCCCCGGCTTCCAACTGGCCGCCGACGCCAAGACGGTCAACCCCCGCCTCAAGGTCTCGATCCTGCGCTGGGTCATGCCCCAGTGGGTGCAGACCGAATGGAACAAGGGCACCGGCACCGACGAGATGTACAAGTGGTACAAGGAGACGATCCTCGACGCGTACGAGAAGTACGGGTACATGGTCGACTACGTCGATCCGGACACCAACGAGACCACGAAACCCGACGTCTCCTTCATCAAGTGGTACAAGAGCACGCTGGTGAACGACACCGACTTCGCCGATCCCCGCTACGGATTGACGCCTCGTCAGCAGAAGGCGGCGGCCAAGGCGTACCACGCCGTCAAGATCGTCGCCTCGGACGAGAACACCACGAAGAACATCGGGCCCGCGATGCTCACGGACACCGAGCTCTTCGGCATGGTCGACGCGGTGGGCTACCACTACACCACCGACGACCGGCTCGACGGCACCCCCGACAGCGCCACCTACCGGCCCTACACGAAGCTGGCGACCGGCGCCGCCGCGGGACAGGACAAGGAGGTCTGGTACAGCGAGGGCGTGGGTTCCTTCGGCTGGACGGACTACCGGGTGGCCAACACCGAGGGCCCGGGCGGCGCGAGCACCGGGATCGGCGGCGTGCAGAGCGCCCTCGACCTCGCCAACCGCTCCGTGAAGAGCTATGCCAGCTCCAAGCGGACGCACTACATCTTCCAGCCGGCGATCGGTGCCTTCTACGAGGGCGCCCAGTACAGCCACAAGGAACTGGTCAGCGCCCGCGACCCGTGGTCCGGGAGCATCCACTACGACGCCGCCGTGTACGTGATGCAGCACTTCACGCAGTTCGCGAGGACCGGCTGGGAGAACGACACCAACACGGCCGGCATCTGGCGCACCGTGCCGGAGGCGAGCCACAGCGGAGCGAGCGGCACCGAGAACGTCGACGGCTCCAACGGCGCGCCCAGTTACCTGACACTCGCCGACCCGAGAAGGACGGACTTCTCCACGATTGCCGTCAACGACAGCGACCGGACGCAGAGTTACCGCATCAAGGCCGAGAACATGGACCTGGGCGCCGATCCCGTCATGGAGGTCTGGGAGACCCGCGCGGCGGACCCCGGCCAGGCGTACGACGCGAACTTCAAGCACCTCGCGGCCCGGCTCCGCCCCGACGGCGAGGGCTACTTCACCTACACCGTCGAGCCGCGCTCGATCGTCACGTTCACCACGCTCGACCGCAGCCACGACAAGGCGACGGCACAGCGCCTCCCGCGGTCCGCGGCCCGCACCGTGCTCGACACCGACGCGAGCGGCAAGCGGCACGACACCCGCGACACCGTCCTGTACGCCGACGACTTCGGCTACGAGGAGGAGGGCCGGGTCCGGGTCGGCACCGACAACGGCGCCCGCACGGTGTCCCAGCCCTATCTCAAGTCCCGTGGCAACCAGCCCCGTTACCTGGTCGACCAGACCGGCGCGTGGGAGGTCGGCAAGGACGCGAACGGCGACGAGGTGCTCTACCAGTACCTCGACCAGTCCATGAAGGACACCGGCGCCTGGAACCGGAACACCCCCAACACCACGGTCGGCGACTTCCGCTGGGAGAACTACAGGGCCTCGGTCGACGTCTCCTTCCCCGACCCGCACGGCGGCCTCGCCACCCTGGGCGTACGCCAGCAGAAGGGCATGGCCGCGACCGACGCCGCGTACAGCGTCGGGATCGGGCGGTCCGGGAACTGGACCTTCTACAGGTACGGCACGGCCGTCAGCACCGGGACGGTCACCGCGTCCGAGGGCTACCGCCTGGCCGTGGAGGCCAGGGGCGCGACCGTCACCGCGTACGTCGACGGACAGGCCGTCAGCACGTACCAGGACCCGGCACCCGTGACCGGGGGCCGCGTCAAGCTCGGCACCGACTTCCACCGGACGGCCTTCGACAACCTGAAGGTCGAGAAGGTCGCCGGCCACACCCCGTACGCCACCGCGCTGACCGACAACATGGACCGGACGGTGGCCTACGACGGCACCTGGAGCCGCAACGCCGCGCTGGGCGACGCGATGAACTGGTACCGCACGACGTCGACCAGCGGCACGGCCGGCGCGACCGTCACCGTCCCGTTCCGCGGCACGCGCATCGACGTCATCGGCGGCAACGACGGAAGCGCGGTCCTCGACGTCTCCGTGGACGGCCGGACGGTCGCGGTGGACGCGAAGACCACCGCCACCGACAAACGCCGGGCGACGTACTCGCTGCGCGGTCTGCCCGACGGCCGACACACCGTGACCTTCACCCTGAAGTCCGGCAAGATCGTCCTCGACGCCTTCACGGTGTTCTCCGAGGACGTGAACGGGCGCGTGCCCTCCAGCACCGGACCATGA
- a CDS encoding ABC transporter ATP-binding protein, with protein MQTPEAQKTAPPKGAVLLALRYYGRELARLRWLTLPAMLLSALGSIGINYIAPLIVAKLAGTIADGGGTTVGSALPYVLGFAGVLLLAEALWRVALHCLNRLDALGIEHLYVIGMDELFAKDASFFHDNFAGSLTKRVLSFATRFEPFVDTLAFQIVGSLVPLLFGSVVLWRYEPLLVVGLLTMITLTALCAAPLIRRRQMLVAEREAAVARVSGHVADSLMNMDTVRAFGAEAREAAEHRSRVAVSRRLMLRSWDYGNLRIDTFVAPMSVVTNALGLLLAVALGGGGHNVEAVVVAFTYYSNATRIMFEFNQIYRRLESSMTEAAQFTELLLTPPTVLDPPSPEPLLPGAADVRFERVSFAHAGAERLFEGLDLVVPGGTKVGLVGRSGGGKTTLTRLLLRMQDIDGGRILVGGQDISRLRQSDLRSLMAYVPQDPAMFHRTLRDNIAFARPDATDAEIRRAAEAAHVTEFADALPEGFDTLVGERGVKLSGGQRQRVALARAILRDAPILLLDEATSALDSESEILVQEALWRLMEGRTALVVAHRLSTVAGMDQLVVLDRGRIVEQGSHQELLALDGPYAKLWHHQSGGFLEDDPVEAELHRTR; from the coding sequence ATGCAGACGCCTGAGGCACAGAAGACCGCACCGCCCAAGGGGGCGGTGCTTCTCGCACTTCGCTACTACGGAAGGGAGTTGGCCCGTCTTCGGTGGCTGACGCTGCCCGCCATGCTGCTGTCGGCGCTGGGCAGCATCGGCATCAACTACATCGCGCCGCTGATCGTCGCGAAGCTCGCCGGCACCATCGCCGACGGCGGCGGCACGACCGTCGGCTCGGCGCTGCCGTACGTCCTGGGTTTCGCCGGCGTCCTGCTGCTCGCGGAAGCGCTGTGGCGGGTCGCCCTGCACTGTCTGAACCGTCTCGACGCCCTCGGCATCGAGCACCTATACGTGATCGGGATGGACGAACTCTTCGCCAAGGACGCCTCGTTCTTCCATGACAACTTCGCCGGGTCGCTCACCAAGCGCGTTCTGAGCTTCGCCACCCGCTTCGAGCCGTTCGTCGACACCCTGGCGTTCCAGATCGTGGGCAGCCTCGTCCCGCTGCTGTTCGGCTCGGTGGTGCTGTGGCGCTACGAACCGCTGCTCGTCGTCGGGCTGTTGACGATGATCACGCTGACGGCGCTGTGCGCGGCACCCCTCATCCGGCGCCGGCAGATGCTGGTGGCCGAGCGCGAGGCGGCTGTCGCCCGGGTGTCCGGGCACGTCGCCGACAGCCTGATGAACATGGACACCGTCCGGGCGTTCGGCGCCGAGGCCCGGGAGGCCGCCGAGCACCGCTCCCGGGTCGCGGTCTCGCGCCGGCTGATGCTCAGGTCCTGGGACTACGGCAACCTGCGCATCGACACCTTCGTCGCGCCGATGTCCGTAGTGACCAACGCGCTCGGCCTGTTGCTCGCGGTCGCCCTCGGCGGGGGCGGGCACAACGTCGAGGCGGTCGTGGTGGCCTTCACCTACTACTCCAACGCGACCCGGATCATGTTCGAGTTCAACCAGATCTACCGTCGCCTGGAGAGCTCGATGACGGAGGCCGCGCAGTTCACCGAACTGCTGCTGACCCCGCCGACCGTGCTCGACCCGCCGTCGCCCGAGCCGCTGCTGCCCGGCGCCGCGGACGTCCGCTTCGAGCGGGTGAGCTTCGCCCACGCGGGCGCCGAGCGGCTCTTCGAGGGGCTCGACCTGGTCGTGCCCGGCGGGACCAAGGTGGGACTCGTCGGCCGCTCCGGCGGCGGCAAGACCACGCTCACCCGACTGCTGCTGCGGATGCAGGACATCGACGGCGGCCGGATCCTCGTCGGCGGACAGGACATCAGCAGACTGCGCCAGAGCGACCTGCGCAGTCTCATGGCCTACGTGCCGCAGGACCCGGCGATGTTCCACCGGACCCTGCGGGACAACATCGCCTTCGCCCGGCCCGACGCCACCGACGCCGAGATCCGCCGTGCCGCCGAGGCGGCCCACGTCACGGAGTTCGCCGACGCGCTGCCGGAGGGGTTCGACACCCTGGTGGGGGAGCGCGGCGTCAAACTGTCCGGCGGACAGCGCCAGCGCGTCGCGCTCGCCCGGGCGATCCTGCGCGACGCCCCGATCCTGCTGCTCGACGAGGCGACCAGCGCGCTGGACTCGGAGAGCGAGATCCTGGTCCAGGAAGCGCTGTGGCGGCTCATGGAGGGACGGACGGCGCTCGTGGTGGCCCACCGGCTGAGCACGGTCGCCGGCATGGACCAGCTGGTCGTCCTCGACCGGGGGCGGATCGTGGAGCAGGGCAGCCACCAGGAACTGCTCGCCCTGGACGGGCCGTACGCGAAGCTGTGGCACCACCAGTCGGGCGGGTTCCTCGAGGACGACCCGGTGGAGGCCGAGCTGCACCGAACGCGGTGA
- a CDS encoding sugar transferase: MREGGIVRPLPSAHERLADGAMGQPANDWEQRYRRTVITSDTVTTAFVVAGIGEFFGARDAANWHEKWTILAFGTELLVLGALAVGRAWAPAVLGQGAEEFRRLGRSLFAATVVLALGGIALTSRNIKLWIFVAIPAIALVTMTARYVLRLGLHKQRKEGRCLRPVLAAGSPATVSDLISRTRKFPHLGWRVDGVCTTEGRGLDGDELDGVPVVGQLTDVAKYVDNDGYRVVAITPDPYWTPDRLQRLAWNLEGSEAEMVVAPVLMEVAGPRLHVDAVLGIPLLRVSMPTFTGGRRAIKAVADRLGSAILLVLFAPLMLCVGLLVVADSRGGAFYRQRRVGKDGREFTILKFRTMVVGADLARAELADRNEGAGLLFKMRRDPRVTRIGTVLRRYSLDELPQLFNVLTGSMSLVGPRPPLPEESAAYGPDIRRRLLVKPGLTGLWQISGRSDLPWEEAVRLDLRYVEDWSLALDAVILWKTLRAVIYGQGAY, from the coding sequence GTGCGGGAGGGGGGAATAGTCAGGCCCCTTCCGTCGGCGCACGAGCGTCTGGCGGACGGGGCGATGGGCCAGCCGGCGAACGACTGGGAGCAGCGGTACCGCCGTACCGTGATCACCAGCGACACCGTGACCACCGCCTTCGTGGTGGCGGGGATCGGCGAGTTCTTCGGGGCCCGGGACGCGGCCAACTGGCACGAGAAATGGACGATTCTCGCGTTCGGCACCGAACTGCTGGTGCTGGGAGCGCTCGCGGTGGGCCGGGCATGGGCACCGGCCGTGCTCGGCCAGGGTGCCGAGGAATTCCGCAGGCTCGGACGTTCACTCTTCGCGGCGACCGTCGTGCTCGCGCTCGGCGGGATCGCCCTCACCTCACGCAACATCAAGCTCTGGATCTTCGTCGCGATCCCCGCCATCGCGCTGGTCACCATGACCGCGCGCTATGTGCTCCGCCTCGGGCTGCACAAGCAGCGCAAGGAGGGCCGGTGTCTGAGACCGGTGCTCGCCGCCGGGAGCCCGGCCACCGTCAGCGACCTGATCAGCCGCACCCGGAAGTTCCCGCACCTCGGATGGCGGGTGGACGGGGTGTGCACCACGGAAGGCCGCGGGCTCGACGGTGACGAACTGGACGGAGTGCCGGTCGTCGGCCAGCTGACGGACGTCGCCAAGTACGTGGACAACGACGGCTATCGCGTCGTCGCCATCACACCGGACCCGTACTGGACACCGGACCGGCTCCAGCGGCTGGCCTGGAACCTTGAGGGCAGCGAGGCCGAGATGGTCGTGGCCCCGGTGCTCATGGAGGTGGCAGGGCCGCGGCTGCACGTCGACGCCGTGCTCGGGATCCCGCTGCTGCGGGTCAGCATGCCGACGTTCACCGGAGGCCGCCGGGCCATCAAGGCGGTCGCCGACCGGTTGGGCTCGGCGATCCTGCTGGTCCTGTTCGCGCCGCTGATGCTCTGCGTCGGACTGCTCGTGGTGGCGGACAGCCGGGGCGGGGCCTTCTACCGCCAGCGCAGGGTCGGCAAGGACGGCCGCGAGTTCACCATCCTCAAGTTCCGCACCATGGTCGTGGGGGCCGACCTGGCCCGTGCCGAGCTGGCCGACCGCAACGAGGGCGCGGGGCTGCTGTTCAAGATGCGCCGGGATCCCCGGGTGACCCGCATCGGAACCGTGCTGCGCCGGTACTCGCTCGACGAACTCCCGCAGCTCTTCAACGTACTCACCGGATCGATGTCGCTCGTCGGTCCGCGCCCTCCGCTGCCGGAGGAGTCCGCCGCGTACGGCCCGGACATCCGGCGGCGACTGCTGGTCAAGCCCGGCCTCACCGGCCTGTGGCAGATCAGCGGACGCAGCGACCTGCCGTGGGAGGAGGCCGTCCGCCTCGACCTGCGGTACGTGGAGGACTGGTCGCTGGCCCTGGACGCGGTGATCTTGTGGAAGACGCTGCGCGCGGTGATCTACGGCCAGGGGGCCTACTGA
- a CDS encoding nucleotide sugar dehydrogenase, translating to MRISVFGLGYVGCVSAACLAGMGHEVIGVDVNQVKVDLVNDGKAPVVEERIGELTAEVVATGALRATTDVREAIMGSEVSLICVGTPSEPNGSLCTTYLERVTEEIGAALGEGAEQGSRHTVVFRSTMLPGTCLNLLVPILEKNIGGTAGVDVGVAVNPEFLREGTSVRDFFDPPKTVIGELDAASGDVVAALYEGLPGEVFRVPVPTAEAIKYADNAFHGLKIGFANELGAVCQALGVDSHQVMDVFLADRKLNISPAYLRPGFAFGGSCLPKDLRSLVHAAQRADVSVPILSHVLASNSDHLQRAVDLVERTGKRKVGLFGLSFKPGTDDLRESPLVELAERLHGKGYDLRIHDANVSLSRLIGANREYIETRLPHLAQLLADSVEEVLDHAEVCLVGTKDPAVLAALPHGGGPVIVDLIRLPDAETRRTEPGYVGLAW from the coding sequence ATGAGAATCAGCGTGTTCGGGCTCGGCTACGTGGGCTGCGTGTCGGCCGCGTGCCTGGCCGGCATGGGGCACGAGGTCATCGGCGTGGACGTCAACCAGGTGAAGGTCGACCTGGTCAACGACGGCAAGGCCCCGGTGGTCGAGGAGCGGATCGGCGAGCTGACCGCGGAGGTCGTGGCGACCGGGGCGCTGCGCGCCACCACCGACGTCCGTGAGGCGATCATGGGCAGCGAGGTGTCGCTGATCTGCGTGGGCACCCCCTCGGAGCCCAACGGCAGCCTGTGCACCACCTACTTGGAGCGGGTCACGGAGGAGATCGGCGCCGCTCTGGGCGAGGGGGCCGAACAGGGGAGCCGGCACACCGTGGTGTTCCGCAGCACCATGCTCCCCGGCACCTGCCTGAACCTCCTGGTGCCGATCCTGGAGAAGAACATCGGCGGCACCGCCGGAGTGGACGTCGGGGTCGCGGTCAACCCGGAGTTCCTGCGCGAGGGCACCAGCGTGCGGGACTTCTTCGACCCGCCCAAGACGGTCATCGGTGAGCTGGACGCGGCCAGCGGTGACGTGGTGGCGGCGCTGTACGAGGGCCTGCCCGGCGAGGTGTTCCGGGTGCCGGTCCCGACGGCCGAGGCGATCAAGTACGCGGACAACGCGTTCCACGGCCTCAAGATCGGCTTCGCGAACGAACTGGGCGCGGTGTGCCAGGCGCTCGGGGTGGACTCGCACCAGGTGATGGACGTCTTCCTGGCCGACCGCAAGCTGAACATCAGCCCCGCCTACCTGCGGCCCGGCTTCGCCTTCGGCGGCTCCTGCCTGCCCAAGGACCTGCGCAGCCTGGTCCACGCGGCGCAGCGGGCCGACGTCTCGGTGCCCATCCTCTCCCATGTGCTGGCCTCCAACTCCGACCACCTCCAGCGTGCGGTGGACCTGGTCGAGCGCACCGGCAAGCGGAAGGTGGGCCTGTTCGGGCTCTCCTTCAAGCCCGGCACCGACGACCTCCGCGAGAGCCCGCTCGTCGAGCTGGCGGAGCGGCTCCACGGCAAGGGGTACGACCTGCGGATCCACGACGCCAACGTGAGCCTGTCCCGGCTGATCGGCGCGAACCGCGAGTACATCGAGACCCGGCTGCCGCACCTCGCGCAGCTGCTCGCGGACTCCGTCGAGGAGGTGCTCGACCATGCCGAGGTGTGCCTGGTCGGGACCAAAGACCCGGCCGTCCTCGCGGCCCTGCCTCATGGCGGCGGCCCGGTGATCGTCGACCTCATCCGCCTTCCCGACGCCGAGACGCGCCGGACCGAACCGGGATACGTGGGCCTTGCTTGGTAA
- a CDS encoding glycosyltransferase family 4 protein produces MLGNEVSGDGSGRRALILVENLSVPFDRRVWQECTTLRDAGWEVHVICPRGEKRDTEPEAVIDGVRIHRYPLRAATGGPAGYLQEYGSALWHTARLARKVGPVHVVHACNPPDLLFLAARRLRRLGARFVFDQHDLVPELYLSRFDRGKDLLYRAVCAVERRTYRAADIVLATNESYKDVAVSRGGKRPEDVFVVRSAPQIERFQPVPPEPELKRGKPHLLCYLGVMGPQDGVDYALRALAKLRDEFGRTDWHAVFVGSGDAFDAMVELSRELGLTEQVQFTGRIPDADLLRYLSTADVCLSPDPRNPLNDVSTMNKVLEYMAMGRPIVSFDLKEARVSAGDAAVYAPANDETRFAELITVLLDDPDRRARMGKIGQERIGGQLSWRNSQASLLAAYAAACRNRDAVPASGPVRTRKKRQRS; encoded by the coding sequence TTGCTTGGTAACGAAGTCAGCGGCGACGGCTCGGGCCGGCGCGCGCTGATCCTGGTGGAGAACCTGTCGGTGCCGTTCGACCGGCGGGTGTGGCAGGAGTGCACGACGCTGCGCGACGCGGGCTGGGAGGTGCACGTCATCTGCCCCCGCGGCGAGAAGCGGGACACGGAGCCGGAGGCGGTGATCGACGGGGTGCGGATCCACCGCTACCCGCTGCGCGCCGCCACCGGAGGACCGGCCGGATATCTCCAGGAGTACGGCTCGGCGCTCTGGCACACGGCCCGGCTCGCCCGCAAGGTCGGCCCGGTCCACGTGGTCCACGCCTGCAACCCGCCCGACCTGCTGTTCCTCGCGGCCCGCAGGCTCAGGCGGCTCGGCGCGCGGTTCGTCTTCGACCAGCACGACCTGGTGCCCGAGCTGTACCTCTCCCGCTTCGACCGCGGCAAGGACCTGCTCTACCGCGCCGTGTGCGCCGTGGAGCGGCGGACCTACCGGGCCGCGGACATCGTGCTCGCGACGAACGAGAGCTACAAGGACGTCGCTGTGAGCCGCGGCGGCAAGCGGCCCGAGGACGTCTTCGTGGTGCGCAGCGCACCCCAGATCGAGCGGTTCCAACCGGTGCCGCCCGAGCCTGAGTTGAAGCGCGGCAAGCCCCATCTGCTGTGCTATCTGGGCGTCATGGGCCCGCAGGACGGCGTCGACTACGCCCTGCGCGCCCTCGCCAAGCTGCGCGACGAGTTCGGGCGGACCGACTGGCACGCGGTGTTCGTCGGCTCCGGCGACGCCTTCGACGCGATGGTGGAGCTGTCCCGGGAGCTCGGGCTCACCGAGCAGGTGCAGTTCACCGGACGCATCCCCGACGCCGACCTGCTGCGCTACCTGTCCACCGCGGACGTGTGCCTCTCTCCCGACCCGCGCAATCCGCTCAACGACGTGTCGACCATGAACAAGGTCCTGGAGTACATGGCGATGGGCCGGCCGATCGTCTCCTTCGACCTGAAGGAGGCGCGCGTCTCCGCCGGTGACGCCGCCGTCTACGCGCCCGCCAACGACGAGACCCGGTTCGCCGAGCTCATCACGGTGCTGCTGGACGACCCGGACAGGCGGGCCCGGATGGGCAAGATCGGCCAGGAGCGGATCGGCGGGCAGCTTTCCTGGCGCAACTCCCAGGCGTCGCTGCTCGCCGCCTATGCCGCCGCCTGCCGGAACCGCGACGCGGTGCCGGCGAGCGGTCCGGTGCGCACGAGGAAGAAGAGGCAGCGCAGTTGA
- a CDS encoding Wzz/FepE/Etk N-terminal domain-containing protein: MNEDTIRLVTIGRILRRRWRLLAVLAVVGALFGYGTSVLVFPPRYTASASVLLPGVWEERELLTQVDIATSLTVVDRAADALHWSDVSRSELRDDVSATAADGNIITISGTADTPERAQHLADGVAQQFVQFAAQVAGSGADASVAAQTEALRKQVAETNRRISELAEAADPGQTVESVQSRTALENLRTSLEAAMKKLEEADPSTSRSGMVVMGPAPRPTGEAPPTRIHLVVGGALVFFLLAVVGHLVAARMNRRLRTEPEIAAALGSTLLGAVDVPGEWPVHGTESGVRGARIRRLLGTDTRWDEPAPQKSVDEAAGRLRYRRVCARLREQLPAPRRLLVVVPDGDEIARRAAGQLLAEAKNDPQLRVVEVSVDRPIVPDRGTENGAVVVLSANSRTAEELAGIAEACADGRHDVVGVVVAGPVQARPTRSAADLPDDATLTFAVPGRATGGRA; this comes from the coding sequence TTGAACGAAGACACCATCCGCCTTGTCACGATCGGGCGGATACTCCGGCGGCGGTGGCGGCTCCTGGCCGTCCTCGCCGTGGTGGGCGCACTGTTCGGTTACGGCACCTCGGTGCTGGTGTTCCCGCCGAGATACACCGCATCGGCATCGGTCCTGCTGCCGGGGGTGTGGGAGGAGCGCGAGCTGCTCACCCAGGTCGACATCGCCACCAGCCTGACCGTGGTCGACCGTGCGGCCGACGCCCTGCACTGGTCCGACGTCAGCCGCTCCGAGCTGCGGGACGACGTGAGCGCCACGGCCGCCGACGGGAACATCATCACGATCTCGGGCACGGCCGACACCCCGGAGCGCGCGCAGCATCTCGCCGACGGCGTGGCCCAGCAGTTCGTGCAGTTCGCCGCGCAGGTCGCGGGCAGCGGCGCCGACGCCTCGGTGGCCGCACAGACCGAGGCGCTGCGCAAGCAGGTGGCGGAGACCAATCGGCGCATCTCCGAGCTCGCCGAGGCGGCCGACCCGGGACAGACCGTGGAGAGCGTGCAGTCCCGCACGGCACTCGAGAACCTGCGCACCTCGCTGGAGGCGGCCATGAAGAAGCTGGAAGAGGCCGACCCGTCGACCAGCAGATCCGGCATGGTCGTCATGGGGCCGGCCCCCCGGCCCACCGGCGAGGCGCCGCCGACGAGGATCCACCTCGTCGTCGGCGGGGCGCTGGTGTTCTTCCTGCTCGCGGTCGTCGGCCATCTCGTCGCCGCACGGATGAACCGTCGGCTGCGCACCGAACCCGAGATCGCCGCGGCCCTGGGCTCGACGCTGCTCGGCGCCGTGGACGTGCCCGGTGAATGGCCCGTGCACGGGACGGAGAGCGGGGTCCGGGGAGCCCGGATCCGCCGGCTCCTCGGCACCGACACCCGGTGGGACGAACCGGCCCCGCAGAAGTCCGTCGACGAGGCCGCCGGACGGCTCCGCTACCGGCGGGTGTGCGCCCGGCTCCGGGAGCAGCTGCCGGCCCCCCGGCGGCTGCTGGTCGTCGTACCGGACGGCGACGAGATCGCCCGCCGGGCCGCGGGGCAGCTCCTCGCCGAGGCCAAGAACGACCCGCAGCTGCGGGTGGTGGAAGTGTCGGTGGACCGGCCGATCGTGCCGGACCGAGGGACGGAGAACGGTGCCGTGGTGGTCCTCAGCGCGAACAGCCGGACCGCGGAGGAGCTCGCCGGCATCGCCGAGGCGTGCGCGGACGGCCGGCACGACGTCGTCGGCGTCGTCGTCGCGGGCCCCGTCCAGGCCCGCCCCACGCGCTCTGCCGCCGACCTGCCGGACGACGCCACGCTGACGTTCGCGGTTCCCGGCCGTGCGACGGGAGGTCGGGCGTGA